In Abditibacteriota bacterium, a genomic segment contains:
- the rpmI gene encoding 50S ribosomal protein L35, which translates to MPKLKTCKTAAKRFSKSGTGKLMRNTTGMNHLKMAKSKSALRRLSQKGGVAKGFAKVVKKQVPGLA; encoded by the coding sequence ATGCCAAAACTTAAAACATGCAAAACTGCTGCCAAGAGATTTTCCAAATCCGGCACAGGCAAGCTCATGAGAAATACCACCGGTATGAATCACCTGAAGATGGCCAAGAGCAAGTCTGCTCTCCGCAGGCTCTCCCAGAAGGGCGGCGTGGCCAAGGGCTTTGCCAAGGTAGTGAAGAAGCAGGTCCCCGGGCTCGCTTAG
- the rplT gene encoding 50S ribosomal protein L20, with translation MPRVKRGTMTHKRHHRIIKDASGYWGAKSRLFKTAKEAVMKSGNYAYRDRRNRKRDFRRLWIARINAACRLNGMQYSKFISAMTKLNIQIDRKMFSEIAIADPDTFAALVSKAKEIYG, from the coding sequence ATGCCACGCGTAAAGCGAGGAACTATGACGCACAAGCGTCACCACAGAATAATCAAGGATGCTTCGGGTTACTGGGGCGCCAAGTCCAGGCTCTTCAAGACGGCTAAGGAAGCCGTGATGAAGTCCGGCAACTATGCTTACAGAGACAGACGCAACAGAAAGAGAGACTTCCGCAGATTGTGGATAGCCAGGATCAATGCGGCCTGCCGGCTCAACGGCATGCAGTACAGCAAGTTCATCTCCGCTATGACCAAGCTGAACATCCAGATAGACAGAAAAATGTTTTCCGAGATCGCCATCGCCGATCCCGACACCTTTGCCGCTCTGGTGAGCAAGGCAAAGGAGATCTACGGATAA
- a CDS encoding phosphoglucosamine mutase, which produces MSRYFGTDGIRGIANSQLTPLTAFKLGTALGKYLSERISRPTVIIGKDTRLSGDLLEGALTAGLCSMGADVIPAGVITTPGVAYLTGSTDKVNAGIVISASHNPMTDNGIKVFSEKGSKLPDEVEDTLEDYMDAYKTFELVEGANVGKVIRDDTLGDRYLEFLRSSVPVDLTGKKIVLDCANGASSGYAARLFESLGAEVTAINNEPDGVNINVQCGSLHPEGMCQKVLEVGADAGCAFDGDADRVIMADSKGRVVDGDRIMAIYGLSRKRHSQLPADMVVGTVMSNIGLEKALSTEGITLHRSKVGDRYVSEDMQKFGAIVGGEKSGHIMFHEILPSGDGMLTALMMMQVLITEQQPLCDLSDEIKEYPQLLVNVRVPDKTGWDTNPDIAAALAKGEKQLEGRGRIVLRPSGTEQLIRVMAEGPDQDEVDQVVNDIADAIRKAMA; this is translated from the coding sequence TTGAGCAGATACTTCGGAACTGACGGCATCAGAGGCATCGCCAATTCGCAGCTGACGCCCCTGACCGCCTTTAAGCTCGGCACGGCTCTGGGCAAATACCTGTCGGAGCGTATCTCCAGACCCACTGTGATCATAGGCAAGGACACCCGCTTGTCCGGCGACCTGCTGGAGGGCGCTCTCACCGCCGGCCTGTGCTCCATGGGGGCAGACGTCATACCCGCCGGCGTCATCACCACTCCCGGAGTGGCCTATCTGACCGGCTCCACGGACAAGGTGAACGCGGGCATAGTCATATCGGCCTCTCACAATCCCATGACCGACAACGGCATCAAGGTGTTTTCCGAAAAGGGCAGCAAGCTCCCCGACGAAGTGGAGGACACCCTCGAAGACTACATGGACGCCTACAAGACCTTTGAGCTGGTAGAAGGCGCCAACGTGGGCAAGGTGATACGCGACGACACTCTGGGCGACAGATACCTGGAGTTTCTGAGGAGCTCCGTGCCGGTGGACCTCACGGGCAAAAAGATAGTGCTGGACTGCGCCAACGGCGCTTCCTCCGGCTATGCCGCCCGACTGTTTGAGAGTCTGGGCGCGGAGGTCACCGCCATCAACAACGAGCCCGACGGCGTGAATATCAACGTACAGTGCGGCTCCCTGCATCCCGAGGGCATGTGCCAAAAGGTGCTGGAGGTAGGCGCCGACGCGGGCTGCGCCTTTGACGGCGACGCCGACAGAGTCATCATGGCCGACAGCAAGGGCCGCGTAGTGGACGGCGACAGGATCATGGCCATCTACGGCCTCAGCCGCAAAAGACACTCTCAGCTGCCCGCAGACATGGTGGTAGGCACCGTCATGAGCAACATAGGCCTGGAAAAGGCTCTCTCTACCGAAGGCATCACCCTGCACCGCTCCAAGGTGGGCGACAGATACGTGTCCGAGGATATGCAAAAGTTCGGCGCCATCGTAGGCGGCGAAAAATCCGGGCACATCATGTTTCACGAGATACTCCCCAGCGGAGACGGCATGCTGACGGCCCTGATGATGATGCAGGTCCTCATCACCGAGCAGCAGCCCCTCTGCGACCTCTCCGACGAGATCAAAGAGTATCCCCAGCTGCTGGTGAACGTGCGGGTGCCGGACAAGACCGGCTGGGACACCAACCCGGACATAGCGGCGGCCCTGGCCAAGGGCGAGAAGCAGCTGGAGGGCAGAGGGCGCATAGTGCTGCGTCCCTCGGGCACCGAGCAGCTCATCAGAGTCATGGCCGAAGGCCCCGACCAGGACGAGGTGGACCAGGTGGTCAACGACATAGCCGACGCCATCAGAAAAGCCATGGCCTGA